The nucleotide sequence GGGCAGCGAAGATAAGCGAAATCATCACCGCTCTTCTTTCCTCTATACCGCGAGCGATTAGACCTTCACCGCTTTGGCACTCAGCCCAACCAGTACCAGCAAGGCCGCCACCACCAAGAACGCCGCCGACAAACTGCTGTGATGCGCAATAAACCCGATACTTGCCGGCCCAGCTAATATCCCCAGATAACCCAGCGTGGTGACCGCAGGTACCGCCGCCGCCTGCGGCATACGGGTCTGACGCCCGATGGCCGAGAACATGACCGGCACAATATTGGAACACCCCAGCCCGATCAGCGCATAACCGAGCAACGCAGCCGACCAGTACGGTAGCCATACCGCCAGCATCAACCCGGTGACAGCCAGCGCGGCACCCAGCATCACCACCGGCTGCGCCCCCAGTTTGGTTACCACCCGATCGCCAGTCAGACGACCGAGCGTCATGGTAGCAGCAAAACACGCAAAACCGAGCGCACCTTGCGCATCCGGCATGCCGCGGTATTCGGTCAGAAATACCGCGCTCCAGTCCAGCACCGCGCCTTCCGCCAGGAACACGGCAAAGCAGATCAACCCCAGCACCAGTACCGTACCGCGGGGGACAGCAAACGCCGGGCCTTCCGGCGGATTGGCGTACCTCAGCAAACCGGCCAGATGCGTCAGCAATAACAGCACCATCACCACCACACTGATCAGGCTCGCCACCAGCGGCGACAGCCCCAGCGACATCATGCCGCTCATCGCCCCGGCACCGGCGATACCGCCGATGCTGTAAAACCCATGAAACCCTGACATCATGGCTTTACCCGAGGCTTTCTCCACCAAAATCGCCTGCACGTTCATCGCACAGTCGGTGGTACCGACCCCGATACCGAATGTCAGTAATGCCAGCGCCAGCACCACCGCATTCGGGATCACCGCCAGCCACGGCAATATCAGGCAGAACAGCAATACCGCCAGCGAAATCACCTTACGGCAGCCAAAGCGCGTGGTCAGCATACCGGTTACCGGCATCGCCACCAGCGCGCCGCCCCCCAGACACAACAACAGCAGACCGAGCATACCGTCATCCACGGCGGTATTGAGCCGGGCGAACGGCACCAGCGCCGCCCAAACCGACGTACCAAACCCGGCTAAAAAAAACATCACGCGCGTCGCACGTTGTTCGCGCCGTCCCGGTTCATCAAACAATGGGGCAGCTACAGGTGAAAGCGTCTGGGAATCCGTCAACGGTTGCATAAACGATATCGTCTCATGAGAAAGAAATAGACCAATGACCGCATCGGCGTATGCGGTCTGTTAACGTGTTCGGCGTTACCCATTCAGGATCCGTAGCACATCTTCGTGTAAGCGCGGGCATCCCGTCGCCAGTA is from Dickeya dianthicola NCPPB 453 and encodes:
- a CDS encoding MFS transporter: MQPLTDSQTLSPVAAPLFDEPGRREQRATRVMFFLAGFGTSVWAALVPFARLNTAVDDGMLGLLLLCLGGGALVAMPVTGMLTTRFGCRKVISLAVLLFCLILPWLAVIPNAVVLALALLTFGIGVGTTDCAMNVQAILVEKASGKAMMSGFHGFYSIGGIAGAGAMSGMMSLGLSPLVASLISVVVMVLLLLTHLAGLLRYANPPEGPAFAVPRGTVLVLGLICFAVFLAEGAVLDWSAVFLTEYRGMPDAQGALGFACFAATMTLGRLTGDRVVTKLGAQPVVMLGAALAVTGLMLAVWLPYWSAALLGYALIGLGCSNIVPVMFSAIGRQTRMPQAAAVPAVTTLGYLGILAGPASIGFIAHHSSLSAAFLVVAALLVLVGLSAKAVKV